Proteins found in one Paenibacillus dendritiformis genomic segment:
- a CDS encoding SurA N-terminal domain-containing protein, with amino-acid sequence MHFKGKKIVSCLFVFLLCFIIISCSSKSDFSLIQVNGEIISHEEIESVLERYEDKGEFVKVSEEDVVKSAIEEVLVLQEAGKLGITVDEAELDHKIDALKNMNQNLFYDLAIKQYGDIDNYREALKLRMLYQGARDKIMSDYVKDNPIDVELVKAEMVAEGLIQEQSEYDKEENRALVSQFTHSYVQKKGNAYFDEWVHSLVENATIEYVYQ; translated from the coding sequence ATGCACTTCAAAGGAAAAAAGATCGTTTCTTGTCTTTTTGTTTTTCTGCTGTGCTTTATCATCATCAGTTGTTCGAGCAAGTCTGACTTTTCGCTGATTCAGGTGAATGGCGAGATCATTTCCCATGAGGAAATTGAAAGTGTGTTAGAGCGCTATGAGGATAAAGGGGAATTCGTCAAGGTCTCCGAAGAAGACGTCGTGAAAAGCGCAATTGAAGAGGTGCTTGTGCTCCAGGAAGCCGGCAAACTGGGAATTACGGTGGATGAAGCCGAGTTAGATCATAAAATCGATGCTTTAAAAAACATGAATCAAAACTTGTTCTACGATCTGGCCATCAAGCAATACGGGGATATCGACAATTATAGGGAGGCATTGAAGCTGCGAATGCTGTATCAAGGGGCGAGAGACAAAATCATGTCTGATTATGTAAAGGACAACCCCATTGATGTTGAACTTGTTAAAGCGGAAATGGTAGCCGAAGGGTTAATTCAGGAACAAAGCGAGTATGATAAAGAGGAAAATCGCGCTTTGGTCAGTCAGTTTACTCACAGCTATGTCCAGAAGAAAGGGAACGCGTACTTCGATGAATGGGTTCATTCCCTAGTGGAAAATGCGACTATTGAATATGTTTATCAATAA